Within Halorussus sp. MSC15.2, the genomic segment TCTCGGCGTCGGCCGCGCAGTTGCGCATCTCGTGGCGGGCGTCGTAGAGCGCGGGGCGAGCGAGGGTGGTCATCCCCGCGCCGACGCCGACCACGACGCCGTCGCCCGCCTCCTTGACCGTGTTGACCGCGGTCAACAGGACGCCGGCGTCCGCCACGAGATACCGGCCGGGTTCGACCGCGAGGGTCGCGTCAACCTCGCCCAGCGCCTCGCGGGTCGCGCCCGCCACGGCGGCGAGGTCGAGGGGGTCCTCGTCGGGGCGGTAGGGGACGCCGAACCCGCCGCCGACGTCCACGAACTCCAGTTCGACGCCCCGGTCCTCGACCTCTCGCGCGAGGTCGCCCATGCGCGAGACCAGTTCCCGGTGGGCCGAGAGGTCCTCGCCAGAGATACCGCTTCCGGCGTGGGCGTGGAGACCGACCACCTCGAAGTCGGTTGCGGCCGATTCGACCGTGTCGGCCGCGCGGTCGTACGGGACGCCGAACTTGGCGTCCGCGCCGGTCGCCACCTTCTCGTGGTGGCCCGCGCCGACGCCGGGGTTGACTCGCAGACAGATTCGGCCGTCGTACCCCCGCTCGGCGAGTCTGTCGAGGGTGTCGGCTGCGCCCGCGGTAATCGTCAGTCCGGGGTGGTCGTCGGCGAGTCGGACCGCCACGTCGAGGTCGCGGTCAGGCGGGTTGACCGCGGTGTAGTGGACGCGCGACCCCGCGACGCCCGCGTCGAGGACTCTCGCGAGTTCGCCCGCGGACGCGCACTCGATGCCCGCGCCCTCGTCGGCGAGCGCTCGCAGGACCGGCCGGGCGGTGTTGGCCTTCGCGGCGTAGTACACCTCGGCCTCCGGGAAGGCGTCGTCCATCCGTCGGTAGTTCTGCCGGACGCGGTCCAAATCGAGGACGTAGAGGGGCGTCCCGTGGTCGTCGGCCAACTCCCGGAGGCGCTCGGCCGACCAGTCGGCGAGTCGTCGGACCGCCGGGTTCCGGACCGCGTTCATTCCCGCAGGGCCTCCTCGCGCTCGACGCCTTCGAGGGTCGTCTCCTCGACGTCCATCGCCACGACCGCGGGCTTGTACGCCCCGCCCTCGAACAGGTCGTGGTCGCCGACCGACGACTCCACGAACCGGGTGAACGCCCGGCGCTCGGGCGGGAGGTGACCGTAGACGACCTCCTCCTCGACGAGGTCGTAGACCGGGATGCGAGGCGTGAGCAGGGTGTTCTCCGCGACCACGCTGTTCTCGCCCACGACGAATCCCGAGGTGACTCGACAGCCAGCGCCGAGCGACGCGCCGTCCTCCACGACGACGGGCGCGTCCTCGACCGGTTCCAGCACGCCGCCGATGAGGGTGTTCGCACCCAGCTTCACGTCCGAGCCGATTTGCGCGCACGACCCCACGGTGTCACAGGAGTCCACGAGGGTACCGTCGCCGACGTGCGCGCCGATATTGACGAAGCTCGGACTCATCATGATGCAGTCCGACCCGAGGTACGCGCCGCGTCGAATCACGGTCCCGTCGGGGGTGTTGCGGGTGCCCCGGCCGGGCAGGTCGTCGGTCTCGCGCAGGGGCAACACGTCGTGGTAGGTCACGTCGCCGTACTCCCGGCCCTCGATGCCGCGCAGGCCGAAGTTGAGCAGGATGCCCCGCTTGACCCACTCGTTGGACTCCCACTGGCCGTTACCGGACTGCGTCCGGTCGCTCGCCGAGCCTCGCTCGGCGGTGCCGCGCTTCTCGGCGGCCCGGACCTCGCCGGTTTCGAGCGCGTCGAGGAACGCTTCGAGGACGGCGTATTCCTCCTCGCCCGCGTCGGCCGCGGTGAGGTCGCCGTCGTCGTATCGATGCCACAGGTCGTCTACCTCAGTTTCCAGACTCATGCGTCTCCCTCCACTACGTCGGCAAAATCGTACCAGCCGGGTTCTCGTTCGGCAAGCCAGACCGCCGCGTCGAGCGCCCCCTCGGCGAAGACGCCCCGGTCCTCCGCTCGGTGGGTGAGGCGGACCTCCTCGTGGTTACCCGCGAGCAGGACCTCGTGTTCGCCCGTAATCGTCCCGGCGCGCCGGGCGTGGACGCCGATGTCGCCCGCCTCGCGGGGGGCCTCGCCCTCGCGCCCGTGGACGCGCTGGGTTCGCGGCTCGGTTCCCTCGCCGCTCGGGTCCGAGGCGCTCTGCGCCTCGCGCGTCTCTTCGATTCGCTCCAGAATCGTCTTCGCGGTGCCGCTCGGCGCGTCGCGCTTCCGGTTGTGGTGGGTCTCGGTGACCTCCACGTCGTAGCCCGGCAGGTCCGCGACCGCGGACTCGACTGCCGAGAGCAGCGCCTGCACGCCCCGACCGAAGTTCGACGCCTTCAGCACGGGCGCGTACTCCGCGAGTTCACGGAGCGCCGCCTCGCCCTCGTCGTCGAACCCGGTGGTGCCGACCACGCTGGCGACACCGGCCTCGGCGGCGACCGCGACGTAGTTCTGACTGCTCGCAGGGCCGGTGAAGTCCACGATTACGTCCGGGTCGCGCTCGGCCACCAGTCGGTCGAACTCGCGGGCGGGTTCGACCGAGACCTCGCCGACGGACTCTTCGTCCGCGGGGTCGCGGTTGACGGCGAAGGCGACGCTCACGTCCTTGCGGGCGCTGGCGGCGTCGAGGACCGCCCTCCCCATCTGGCCGGTCGCGCCCGTCACTGCGACTGCTACGCTCATGGTCGTCTCTGCGGTCCGGTCGGTCGTCGCTCGCTTCCCGCCGGTCGTCGCTCGGTCTCGGTCATGGCTGTACCTCAGTCGGTTCTCCCTCTAACTCTCCGAGGATACCCGCAAGTTCTGCGCGGTGGTCCTCCGAGAGGCGGGACAGCGGCGAGCGCAGGTGCGCCGGGCCGTAGTCCCGAATCTCCATGGCCTCCTTGACCGGGATGGGGTTGGTCTCCTCGAACAGCGCGCGGACGAGGGGCGCGAGTTCCTCGTGGACCTCGCGGGCCTCGGCGAAGTCGCCCGACAGGGCGGCCTCGACCAGCGCCACGGTGCGCTCGGGTTCGACGTTCGCGGACACGCTGATGGTGCCGGTCGCGCCGAGCGAGAGCATCGGGAGCGTGAGGAAGTCGTCGCCCGATAGCACCGAGAACTCCTCGTCGCGGGTGCGCTCTATCACGTCGCCGATTCGGTTCAGGTCGCCGCTGGCGGCCTTGTAACCGACGATGTTCTCGTGTCGCGCGAGCGATTCCGCGGTCTCGACCGCGATGTTGCGGCCCGTGCGCGAGGGGACGTTGTAGAGTATCTGTGGGAGGTCCACCTCGTCGGCGATAGTGCGGTAGTGGCGCTCCATCCCCTCGGGTTCGGGCTTGTTGTAGTACGGCGAGATGAGCAACAGCGCGTCCGCCCCGGCGTCGGCCGAGCGCCGGGAGAGTTCGAGGGCCTCGCGGGTGTTGTTACTCCCGGCCCCTGCGATGACGGGCACGTCCACGGCGTCGGTGACCGCCTCGACCACCTCGACGTGTTCGTCGTGGCTCAGGGTCGCGCTCTCGCCGGTCGAACCGACCGCGAGGAGACCGTCCACCCCGGCGTCCGCGAGGCGCTGGGCGTCTGCTCGGAGCTGGTCGAAGTCGATACTGTCGTCGGATTCGAAGGGGGTCGTCATCGCGGGGTAGACCCCACTGAAGGGTTCGTCGGTGCGTGTCATGTTGCGTTATGTTCGGGACTGGTGGGCGCGCGGTGCAAAACGAGGACGGCCAACGACGGGTCGCCACGCCGCCGAGGACCTGTTAGTAACCGGGTTTTGTGCGTTTCAGCCCCGAAAAACCGACCGACCCACCGCTGGCCGAGCGAACGCGAACGGCCGCGGCGGGGTCGGAGTGCATATGCGTGACACTCACCTCCGGGGACTTAACCTTTTGGCCGTGGGCGATATCTGCTATCCGTGTCCCTAGCTAACCGACTTCAGTCATCGAATTTCTACACTTCTAAATCGCAGGTATCCGACGAATAGCGGAACGACGAGCCAGAGGAAGAGCATTCCGAAGCCGAACATGTACTCCGGAGAGTCGACCAGATACACCCAGACCTGAGTCGTGGATTTGGACCGGAGCAGTTCCGATAGTAGGGCGCGACTGTACTGATAGCTCCTCACCGGATTGAGACGCTGAACGTAGAGGTACCAAGTTGGCCCCTGCGCCGTCGCAATCGGTCGGAGTCCGCTCGTTGAGACCGTTCCTGTGAACAAATACGCTGCAATCGGTAGGACATGATGTTGCCAGAAGAAGTGCGTCACTGCGTACAATCCGAATACTATCGCAACCGCCCGAAATCGGGACATGACCATTGCCGAGATTCCGACTGCGATTCCAGTCCATACCAGCCCGTAGATTAACAACAGAATCGCGTGGACGAAGAGTTCGAACGCCGCAACTCCGCCGTACAACGCTATGGACTCTGCGACTAAAATGGTAATTGTCGTCACGACTACGACGGTGAGAACGGCTGACCGCCCCAGAAACTTACCAATCAGCACTTCGTGATGAGTCGTGGGTAAACCGAGCAGAAAACGGATACTCCCGGACTCACGTTCCCCGACGACCGCTTTGTATCCCGTTAGAAGTCCAACGACGGGCAGAAAGCGATATAGATGTAACGGAATGTTCTCGGCTACGACGCCTAACGATGCTGGCGAAGCGGGACCCACGTACATGTTTAGCGTGGACGAGGTCCCCATCAAAATCAACGCGACAACGGTTCCCCACAGCATCCGTGAACGGATTGCTGAGGTGAGTTCTTTTCTTACGATAGTGGCTATCCGTGCTCGCATACACTCATCCCTTCATCTCGTACTGCGTGGTAGTTGCCTCGACGAACAAGTCCTCTAACGAGGCCCTTTTCGTCGTAAAATCGGAGATAACCACGTCTCTTTTGGTCAGTTCCGTCAGGACTCTTCTTTTCGCATCTCGGCCCCGGTACCGTATCCGTAGCGTGGACTCCGTGTCGGAAACGCCGGTCACGTTCTCGATTCGTTCCAGTTTACTACCATCCGGAACGGGGTCTGCTTCGATGAGGAGCGTATCGCTCGTCCGTTCGTGTAAACCTTCAATTGTATCTAAATTGATAAGACTACCGCAGTTTATAATTCCAATGCGGTCACACAATGTCTCTACCTCCGACAAGTTGTGACTAGAGAAAACGACCGTCGCACCACGGTTTCGCTCCTTGCGAACAATCTCGCGTAATTCGCGAACGCCGTGAGGGTCGAAACCGGTCGACGGTTCGTCGAGGACGAGCAAGTTTGGACTACCGACGAGAGAGATGCCGAGGGCGAGTCGCTGGCGCATACCCCTAGAGTATCCCGCGACTTTTCTCTCGGTGGCACTCGTCAAACCGACGCGTTCCAAAACGTCCGACGGGTTGGCGTCTACACCCTTTATACCGGCCGCGAACTCGATGTGTTCTCGCGCCGTGAGGCGGTCGTACAATCCGTATCCTTCCGGAACGATACCGAGTTGCTTGCGGACAGCCTGCGGGTCCGTCCAAGGGTCCAACCCGAAGACGGATGCCGTGCCCTCCGTCGGTTCGAGAAATCCCAAAATCAGATTCAGCGTCGTGGACTTTCCCGCGCCGTTCGGCCCGAGAAGGCCGAATATTTCCTCTCGTTCGATAGAGAGAGTAAGGTCTTCGACCGCAGTTACCTCTCCGAACTCTTTCGTTAAACCGCGTGTCTCAACGGCGGCCATGCGAGTTGAAAGTCTGACTCACCTCGAATTAATGTTTCCATTCTAATCTTATCTTATACTCAATAAATTACTTATAGTTAGATTGATTACTATTACGGTATGTCGGAGGAAAGTGACAAGGGAAGCGCATTGACCACGAACCGACGCGAGTTCCTGAAACGGGCTACGGTCAGCGGCGCGTTAGGCGTTACTGGAATCACAAGCAGTGCTACCATCGTCGCGGGAAACGAAGGCCCGAAAACGGACGAAAAACCGCGCCAACAGGAGGCGAAGGGCGTCTTCACTACGTACGCAGACGACCTGCTCTCATTGTTAGCGTCGGAGGGCATCTTGGACAACGGGACGATTACGGAACTTCCACTTGACGAACCGGTGGACTACGAGACTGTAGCCTCGAAGTCCGGTGAAGGAGTCAACTTCGCAACGTGGAGTGGCGTTCGTGCCGACGAGTATCGCATCGTCAAACAATTAGACGACGGCGTTCTCTCCGTTGCGGTTCAACCGGCTAAAAACCATGCTTACGCATTCTACGAACCGGATACGACCGAAGAGACGTACCTTATCAAATCGGACGTCGGAGTGACGAACGTCGAACGAGAGGCCTGCTACAAGGACTGCGGGTGCGTCTCCCAATGCGGCAATTCCGTCTGGGCGGACAGACGCTGTTGTATCCAAGAACCGTGCGGTTCCAGTTGTGCGTGGAACGTTTGGTGCGACTGTTGTAACGGGTGTTGAACACTGGAACGTCGATAGTTCCATTGGGCGCAGTCTCCCCGGAACGGTAACGATGGGGGTTCCATCCGCCTCAACGAAGTACGTGCTGTAGGAACTCGTCCCCCGGTCCGGCGTACACCCCACCGTCCTCTCCAGTGGCGTAACCGGCGAAGGCGGCGTGATAGTCGCTGAGGTATAGCCTAAGAGTGGGTTTTATCTTTCCGACGGCCGAAGCCGGGAGTAATGCTCGTTCTCGGAGACGCCCACGCCGACGACCCCGACAATCGGCGCGCGCTGTTCGCCGCCTATCGGGACGCCGACGCGGAGGTGGCATTGCAGTTGGGCGACCTACTCTACTACGACCTGCCGATTCCCACGTACTTCATCGCCGGTAACAACGAGGACTTCGACACCATCGACGCGCTTCGACACGGCCGCCTCGACAGTTCCAACGTCACGAACGCCTTCCTGCTGTCGGACGAAGCGGTCGAAATCGACGGCCTCCGAATCGCCGGTCTCTGCGGTAACTACGCGCCGACGCAGTTCGAGCGCCCCCGTCCGAACCTGCAGGGCGAGCGCAGGCGACACTTCGTCCGGGGGGACGTGGAGCGTCTGAAGACCGTCGAGGATGTGGACGTGCTGTTGACCCACGAAGCGCCCCACGGCCTGCCGGTCGCGGAGTCCTACGAGGTCGGTTGCGAACACGTGGACGGACTGCTGGAGGCGCTCGAACCCGACCTGTGTCTGGTCGGCCACCACCACGAACACGCCGAGACCACCTACGGTGACACCCGCGTCGTGAGCGTGGCCTCCGTCGAGAAACGTTACTATCGACTCGACCCCGAGACGCTGGAGTTGACCTCGTACCCGACGCCGTCGGCGTAAGGCGTCCTGACTCTGCCGATACTTCTCTGTTCTCCTTGGATTCCGTATCGCTGTAGGGGCACCGTTTCTCTGAACCGAGAGGGCGTCGGCCAGCGCCGGCCCTCAGCGGTCTAAATCGAAGTCTTCGGCGACGCACTGTGCGGCCCTCCGACCGCTCGCCATCGCGGCGTTGAGCGACGAGGTGTCGGTGTACTCGCCCGCGAGGTAGACCGGACCGTCGGGCGCGCGCACGTCGGGCAGTCGGTCGTGGAGGCCCGGCGGTTGGGCGAACTGCGCGAACTCGATGCGACTGGTGTGGAGCGGTTCGAGGTCGAGGCGACGCTCGGGGTACCACGAGTCCAGCGCCCGGGCCGTGCGCTCGGCGAGGGCCTCGTCGTCCTCGTCGGGCACGCCGAGGTAAGTCGCACTCAGGAGGTTGCGGTCCTCCGGCGCGTACTCGGGCGCGACCGCCGAGAGTTGGGCGACGTGGTTCGGCGCGGACGAGTCGGCGTTGAGCAGGAGTCGCGCGCCCGCGTCGAGTTCCGGCCCGTCGAAGGCGTAGTACTGGGTGACACAGCCCTTGGCGTCGGTGGGAATCGACTCGACGCCGGTCAACTCCCGGGCCTGCTTGGGGTCGGTGGCGACCACCACGGCGTCGGCGGTGGTCGAGTCCCTGCCGAGTTCGATTCGGGGGTCGGTCGCGCTCGGGTCGAGGTCGGTCACCGTCTCGTCCATCACGAGGTCGGCCCCGGACTCGCGCGCCGACCCGGCCAGTTGCTCGGCTATCGCGCCCATCCCGCGGGCCGGAACCGCGATGTGGCCGACGGTCAGCATCTTGAAAGTGTACTCGAACACCCGCTTCGAGGTGCCGAGACTCCGGTCGAGGGTGATGCCGCCGTAGAACGGGGCGGCGAAGTTCGTCACGAACTTCTCGGAGAACCCCCGGTCGCGGAGGTACTCGCGGGTAGTCCGGTCCGGACCGCCGGCCATCTCGCGGTCGGACTTCTCGGCGAGTTCCCGCCGGAGTCGGAGCACCCGTAGCTTGTCGCGCACGGTCACGTCCCGATTGAGGAGCGTCTCCAGCGCGGCGTCCACGTCGCGGAAGGGGTCGGCGAGGGTCGAGCGCTCGCCCGGTCGGGCCACCACCGCGCCGGGTTTGAACTGCCGGAGGTCGAGCGCGTCGTAGTCGAGTTCCCGCCGCGCCGCCGGGTAGGCGGTGAACAGCACCTGAAACCCGCGGTCGAAGACGAACCCGTTCCTGCGAACCGAACGCACCCGCCCGCCGGGGTCGTGGTGGCGTTCGTAGAGTCGCACGTCCGCGCCCGCGTCGGCGAGGTGGCGCGCCGCGACCAATCCGGCGAGTCCACCGCCAGCGACGACGACTTCGGTCATGGTCCGGCGTTCGGCCGCGCGCCACAAAGTCTCTCCGTTCCGAGAGGTGGCCCGTCGCGGAAACGTATAAGGAGCGGGTCGTCGTAGCCCGGTCGCATGACACGGCAGGTCAAACTCAGCCGCATCGAGTCCGCGCTCTCGGAACTCTCCTACCCCGTGAGTCGGGACGAGGCCGCCAGCGAGTTCGAGGACGTGACACTCACGCACGCCAACGGGGAGTTGAATCTCGGGGACCTCGTCGCCGACACGTCGGCCGAGGAGTACGAGTCGGTCGAGGACCTCTCGACCGAAATCGAGAACGCCTTGCCGCGGGACGCCGTGGGCGAACCGTATCAGTCGGAAGGTGAAGGGTAAAGCACGACGCTTAACTTACCGCGTCGGCTACGGCGTGACAATAATGGAGTTCTGTGACGAGTGCGGTTCGATGATGAAAGCCGAGGACGAACTGTGGGTCTGCGGAAGCTGCGGCAACAAGACGCCGAAGGACCCGGAGGCCAACTACGTCGTGACCGAAGACCAAGAGGCCAGCGAGGTCATCGAGACCAACAAGGGCGACGAGGAGAGCGCGCTTCCGACCACCGACGCACACTGTCCCGAGTGCGGGAACGACCGCGCCCGATGGTACATGCAACAGATTCGCGCGGCGGACGAGAGCGAGACGCGCTTCTTCATCTGCACCGAGTGCGAACACAAGTGGCGCGAAGACGACAACTAGAACCGCTTTTCGACGTCGTTCGTCGAGAATCTGGACGTACTACCCCACGACCGCCGAACTCGGCCCTTCCCCTCCTTGACGACGTACTTCAACACGTCGCCGCCCTCCGGGAGCGAGTAGAGGTCGCCGAGTTCGTCGGGCGACCGGGGTTCCACGCCGCGCGAGACGTTCCCGATGCCCTTCACCAGCACGTCGTCGGAGACCGCGAAGAGGCGTCGCCGGACGCCGGACCACGTCGGGGCGTCGGCGATGTCCACCGGTTCGTACGCGACGATTTCCCCGCCGTCGAGCGTCTCCGAGAGTTTCTGCAGGGTCACGCCGGCGGTGTCCTCGTCGTGGAGGTACTCCCAGAACCCCGAGGGCATCCCGCGATACTCCCGGAGGTCGCCGTGGTGGAAGCTCAGGACGCCGTGGTCGGGCGCGTCGAGCACGTCGCCCTTGAGGATGCCGAAGCCGAACCGGACGGCGACGTCGGCCTCGCCGACCGTCTCGACCGCGTGGTCGGACAGGACGTTGCCGAAGTCGGGCGCGGGGTCGGGTTCGACCGCCAGCGTCTCGGGGTCGCCCAGTCGAGCGATGTCGGCCACGTCTCGCGGTTCGCGGTACGCCGGCCGCTCGGTGAACTGGAACGCCGCGCCGACGGGCGTCCAGAGGGGGTACTCCCGCACTCGGTCGAGATAGTGGCCCAGACCGCCGTCGCTCCCGGCGACCGACCCTGTACTCCGGACGACGTGGCTGACCTCTGCGTCGGTTCGGGCGAGCATCGCCTCGACGGCGCTGGCCTGCCACTCCGGAACGTCGGTACCGCGGACTAACAGCGCGACTTCGAGCGAATCGGACATGGAGTTGTCGTCGTCAGGACGCGCCCAATCGGCTTTGTTATGCGGCGACTGACGCTCGCAGGTGTCGCCTACGGAAAAACAGGCCGCCCTTGGGCGGGCGGCGTCCGGCGATTCGCCGGGGAGATGTCGAAACGTCGGCCGGGCGTGTCACTGACTCAGGGCCGACGTGCGAACGTCAAGTATCCGGTGTGACCGACCCCCGCGGTGGACGGCCGCGAGCCTCGGTCGTCGAAGTCCATCCGACGCTGGATGGTTTCGAGGGTCTCCACGTCGGCGAGACCCGCCTCGCGGGCCGACTCCACGACCTCACGGGTGTGTTCCACGAACGGCGAGTAGACCGCGACGAACCCGCCCCGGACCAGCAGGTCCGGCGCGTGAGCGACGACCTCGGGCGCGTCCTCGGTGTCGAGGGTCAGCACGTCGAACTCGCCGAGCGCGTCGCCCTCGCTCGCGTCGGCAATTTCATCGGTCACGTCGCCGACGTGCACGTCCACTCGGTCGGCGACGTCTGCGAGTTCCATGTTCCCGCGGGCCACCTCGGCGAACTCGGGGTCGCGCTCGAAGGTGGTCACGTTCGCGCCCATCCGGCCGAGATAGCCCGAGAGGACGCCCGTCCCGGTTCCCGCGTCCAGCACGCGGTCGCCGCTGGCGACGCCGGTGTGACCGACGATGAGACCCACGTCACGGGGCATCATCGGCGCGCCGGTGCGCTCGAAGTGGTTGAACAGGTCCGGACCGCGCAGGGCGCGGACCTCGAACGGTTCGCCGAGGTGGGACTCCAGCGTCTGACCGGGTTCGACGTCCTCGGGAACGTCGACGACGCCGAGGTCGGTCTGGAGTTCCTCGCCCGGTTCTCGCAGGTACTCCCGGTCGCCGTGGACCAGCAGGACCGTCACTGTAGCCGCTCGACGGCGGCCGCGAGGTCGCCGTCGGTGGCTTCCAGCGCTTCGCGGGCGTCGTCTTCGCTCGCTCCGGCCTTCTGAGCGACGATTTCCACGTCCGCGTCGGGGATGCCCCCGCTCCCGTCGCTGTCGTCGCCGGACTCGACCGCGGTAGTTCCGCCGGCGTCGCCCTCGGTGGTCCGGGGTTCGCCGACGACCTGATAGGTCTCCTGCCCGCGGGCGTCCATCACGGTGATGTCGGGGTTGTCGAACACCAGTTTCTCGCCGTCGCTCTTGGTGATGACGACCTCTTCGGCGTCGAGTTCGTCCACGTCGATACCCATCTGCTTCATCATCTGTTGCATCTTGCGGGGATCGAGTCCCCCGCCGCCTCCTCCGAACATACGTGAAGCGTCGGAACGCGAGGGGATAAGCGTGTTGGAGCGAGTCGAAAACGGAGTCGGGCGAAGCCACGGAAGACGGTCGAGAACGGTGTCGATACGCTCGTAGAACTGGGATTCGGAGCGACGGACGAATCAGTCGGCGTCGTCGCCCGCGCCCTCGCGGACCATCACGGCCATCCCGGAGTCGAAGTCGCCCATCGCGTCGGCAGAGAGTTCGGCCCGGCCGACCGCGAGCAGCGACCCGTCCTCGTGGACGACGACAACCTCGTCGCCGGGTCGGACTTCCGGACCGGCCGCGGTGACGAACTTCGCGAAGACGTTCTTGCCGTCGCGGACGAACGGTTCGCTCTCGTCGCCGACCACGACTCGACCCGCGGGCGCGTCAAGCGCGGCAGCGACCCGGCGGCCGCCTTCCAGTCCGAGGGTGAATCGGCCGTCGGTCCCGTACGTCACGACTCGACCGGCGTCGCCGACGACCTGCTGTGGCCGTCCCGACGAGGACCGCTTGACTTCGGGGTCCTCGCTCTCGGGGAACAGCGTCTCGCCGACGCCCGACCCGAACTGGTAGTCGGCAATCGTGCGGAGTCGGGGGAGGTCGTCCGTCTCTCCGGAACTCATTTGCCGGACGTTCGCGTCGCCCGGCGAAAAGCCTTCGTTCTTCGGTCGGTCCGCGGGCGCGGAGACTCGTTCGAGACCGACGCGCCCCATGGTACTAGATAACATCATCCTTGACATCCGACGTCAATTTAACTATTAATCATCTTGTATTCCGGGGACTACGGTTTGATTTATTACCTTGGAGCGGCTACGGACCACCACGATGAAAGCAAAGCTCGGCGTCGCACTGCTGCTCGTTGCCGGTGCCGCCATCTTCGCCGTCGCCAGCCAGCAAACGTTCACGACCTACGTCGTCTCCGCCATCGCGGTCCTCGGTCTCGCGGCCGGGGCGCTCCTGAGCGGAATCGGCGGCGAAGAAGGTCGCCCGGTCTGAAAGACGCTCTTTTCGGTTACAGCAGGAACGTATCGGGTCGCTCGGACATGTCTATGAAGGTGTCGGCCGCCTGAATCAGTTCGTCGGACGTCGATTCCTCGAAGCTAGTGACTTCCGTCCGCACGCCCTCGTGGCGGAGGTGCGAACAGAGCCGCGAGAAGTCGCCGTCGCCCGTGCAGAGGATGACGGTATCGACGTGGTTGGCCAGCGTCACCGCGTCGAGGCTCATTCCGACGTCCCAGTCTGCCTTCTTCGACCCGTCGCCGAACGTCTTGAGTTCCTTAATCTTCGTCTCGAATCCGATGTCGGCGAGCGCCTCGAAGAAGCGCTCCTCGTCCGGGCTATCCGCCTGAATTACGTACGCGATGGCTCGCGTGAGTTCCCGGTCCTGAACCGACTTTTCGAGGACCGCGGAGTAGTCGATGTTACGGCTGTAGACGCTCTGGGCCGTGTGGTAGAGATTTTGAGCGTCCGCGAGGACGGCGACCCGCTGGTTCGGGTGTATCTCGGTCATACGCCAAGATTGGTACTCCCTACGATAAAAAGGTCCGCACAACCCCACCGCGGCGATTCGCTCGCGGGGACCGACTCGACCGGAGACCGCCGTTCACTCCGCCGGTGTCTCGCGGTCGGACAGTTCGAGCGTCTCGGGGTCGAGTCGGTAGTAGCGCTCCCACGCGGGTGCGAGACTCACGACGCGGGTGTCACCGTAGGTGGACTCGGCGTGTTCGTGGTGGTGGCCGACCAGACACAGGTCGGGGTCGAGCGCCTCCAGCAGTTCGTCGATTCGGTCGCATCCGGCGTCGTAGCCGTAGTATATCAGGCCGTGGGCCGCTTCGTGGGTCAGCAACACGTCCACGTCCTCGACGGTCTTCAGACGCTCCACGTCCCCCCGGACGAAGTGTCGCCTGCGCTCGCCCGTCAGGTCGGCGCGCGACTCGTCGTACTTCGTCGGCGCGTAGTTGCCAGTCAGCCCCGCCACGCGCAGGCCCGCGACCTCGGCCGAAGTGCTAGCGAGCAGGTTCGCGTTCCGGACGGTCGTTCCCTCAGGGTCTTCGCCCGCCCGCAGGGCGTCGATGACGTCGAAGTTCTCGTTGTTGCCTCCGACGAAGTACGTGGGAATCGGCAGGTCGTAGTAGAGTAGGTCGCCGGTCTGGAGCGCGACGTCGTCGCCGGAATCGCGGTAGGCCGCGAGCAGCGCGCGCCGTTCGTCGGGGTCGTCGGCGTGGGCGTCTCCGAGGACGAGCATCGGTCGGTACTCGGTCGGAGCGAGGGTAAACGCTGTGGCTCGCGACCGAGGCACCGTGACTCGCGGCGGTGTCGGCGTCCCGTCGGTCCGCTCGAACCGCAATCAGTCGCTTGAGAGGACGGGTAGGAACTCAGAGTAGCCGACGGAACTCGCCCAGCGGCGGGAACGACAGCGTCTCCTCGCTCTCGTCGTCCCAGACCACCGGGCGGAGCGCGTCGGCGTCGGTCACGACCGGGG encodes:
- the dapB gene encoding 4-hydroxy-tetrahydrodipicolinate reductase, whose translation is MSVAVAVTGATGQMGRAVLDAASARKDVSVAFAVNRDPADEESVGEVSVEPAREFDRLVAERDPDVIVDFTGPASSQNYVAVAAEAGVASVVGTTGFDDEGEAALRELAEYAPVLKASNFGRGVQALLSAVESAVADLPGYDVEVTETHHNRKRDAPSGTAKTILERIEETREAQSASDPSGEGTEPRTQRVHGREGEAPREAGDIGVHARRAGTITGEHEVLLAGNHEEVRLTHRAEDRGVFAEGALDAAVWLAEREPGWYDFADVVEGDA
- a CDS encoding ABC transporter permease subunit; the protein is MRARIATIVRKELTSAIRSRMLWGTVVALILMGTSSTLNMYVGPASPASLGVVAENIPLHLYRFLPVVGLLTGYKAVVGERESGSIRFLLGLPTTHHEVLIGKFLGRSAVLTVVVVTTITILVAESIALYGGVAAFELFVHAILLLIYGLVWTGIAVGISAMVMSRFRAVAIVFGLYAVTHFFWQHHVLPIAAYLFTGTVSTSGLRPIATAQGPTWYLYVQRLNPVRSYQYSRALLSELLRSKSTTQVWVYLVDSPEYMFGFGMLFLWLVVPLFVGYLRFRSVEIR
- the dapA gene encoding 4-hydroxy-tetrahydrodipicolinate synthase, translated to MTRTDEPFSGVYPAMTTPFESDDSIDFDQLRADAQRLADAGVDGLLAVGSTGESATLSHDEHVEVVEAVTDAVDVPVIAGAGSNNTREALELSRRSADAGADALLLISPYYNKPEPEGMERHYRTIADEVDLPQILYNVPSRTGRNIAVETAESLARHENIVGYKAASGDLNRIGDVIERTRDEEFSVLSGDDFLTLPMLSLGATGTISVSANVEPERTVALVEAALSGDFAEAREVHEELAPLVRALFEETNPIPVKEAMEIRDYGPAHLRSPLSRLSEDHRAELAGILGELEGEPTEVQP
- the lysA gene encoding diaminopimelate decarboxylase, producing the protein MNAVRNPAVRRLADWSAERLRELADDHGTPLYVLDLDRVRQNYRRMDDAFPEAEVYYAAKANTARPVLRALADEGAGIECASAGELARVLDAGVAGSRVHYTAVNPPDRDLDVAVRLADDHPGLTITAGAADTLDRLAERGYDGRICLRVNPGVGAGHHEKVATGADAKFGVPYDRAADTVESAATDFEVVGLHAHAGSGISGEDLSAHRELVSRMGDLAREVEDRGVELEFVDVGGGFGVPYRPDEDPLDLAAVAGATREALGEVDATLAVEPGRYLVADAGVLLTAVNTVKEAGDGVVVGVGAGMTTLARPALYDARHEMRNCAADAESRPDREVTVAGPVCESADTLGDHWLADPERGDLLAIGNSGAYGYEMANQYNSRPRPASVVLDGDDVRMARRRETIADVTAVEPEDQA
- a CDS encoding 2,3,4,5-tetrahydropyridine-2,6-dicarboxylate N-succinyltransferase, translating into MSLETEVDDLWHRYDDGDLTAADAGEEEYAVLEAFLDALETGEVRAAEKRGTAERGSASDRTQSGNGQWESNEWVKRGILLNFGLRGIEGREYGDVTYHDVLPLRETDDLPGRGTRNTPDGTVIRRGAYLGSDCIMMSPSFVNIGAHVGDGTLVDSCDTVGSCAQIGSDVKLGANTLIGGVLEPVEDAPVVVEDGASLGAGCRVTSGFVVGENSVVAENTLLTPRIPVYDLVEEEVVYGHLPPERRAFTRFVESSVGDHDLFEGGAYKPAVVAMDVEETTLEGVEREEALRE